The following coding sequences lie in one Flavobacterium cyclinae genomic window:
- a CDS encoding T9SS type A sorting domain-containing protein, whose product MIKILPFALLFSTLNIFSQGGSLDTSFGTGGKVTTSINSGADIAYATVLQSDGKILVSGTTNSSISGKDFFCIRYNTDGTLDTSFGTNGIATFDLQGGSDDVAYAMSLLSDGNILLAGFSDDGSNKNAAIIRITSNGTLDTTFGTAGKVYTEFISGRADEIKVIKIHALTGNLIVGGTSSATSTNSQGVIARYTSNGVLDTNFNTTGIVTLPNGSGSGTYFHTIEDLAVKSNGKISAVGWINQQGLSWSANHYGCRLNSNGSLDTTFSTDGLIVTNGGFNGDDKSFSIILNSDDSFLFAGGGYLTDLQYDYFLGLYNSSGSTAQGKASFNFATLNKDIIYGTGVDSTGKIVMVGSSVASVSSSTFGLARVNSDYTVDTSFGTSGKVTTTFGTNTTNEAFDMAIQSDDKIIAVGYTGNDIAIARYNNATLSANDFDKNTITIYPNPVKNTLHLDLSNHSENLGKEFQIFDANGRVVLKGKIDEINKALDVSSMQNGLYFIKIGEVLSKFVKQ is encoded by the coding sequence ATGATTAAAATTTTACCATTTGCCCTTTTATTTTCAACCCTCAATATATTTTCACAAGGAGGAAGTCTAGATACTTCTTTTGGTACAGGAGGAAAAGTAACAACATCAATAAATTCTGGTGCTGATATTGCTTATGCTACTGTTTTACAATCTGATGGAAAAATTCTTGTTTCAGGAACTACCAATAGTAGTATTTCAGGAAAAGATTTCTTTTGTATTAGATATAATACGGATGGAACATTAGATACTTCATTTGGTACAAACGGAATTGCTACATTTGATTTACAAGGTGGTAGTGATGATGTTGCTTATGCTATGTCACTTTTATCAGATGGTAATATTCTTTTAGCTGGTTTTTCTGATGATGGTAGTAATAAAAATGCCGCTATTATCCGTATTACATCTAATGGAACTTTAGATACAACTTTTGGAACTGCAGGAAAAGTTTATACTGAATTTATTTCGGGTAGAGCTGATGAAATTAAAGTAATTAAAATTCACGCTTTAACAGGCAATTTAATTGTGGGCGGAACATCTTCTGCAACTTCTACAAATTCTCAAGGTGTTATTGCAAGATATACAAGCAATGGTGTTCTTGATACTAATTTTAATACCACTGGAATTGTTACCTTGCCTAATGGTTCTGGTAGTGGGACTTACTTTCATACAATTGAAGATTTAGCAGTAAAATCAAATGGTAAAATTTCAGCAGTAGGTTGGATCAATCAACAAGGTTTATCTTGGAGTGCTAATCATTACGGATGTAGATTAAACAGTAATGGTTCCTTAGATACAACATTTTCAACGGATGGATTAATTGTAACAAATGGAGGCTTTAACGGAGATGATAAATCATTTTCAATAATTTTGAATTCAGATGATAGTTTTTTATTTGCCGGTGGTGGTTATTTAACAGATTTGCAGTATGATTATTTTTTAGGTTTATATAATTCTTCTGGTTCTACTGCTCAAGGTAAAGCATCATTTAATTTTGCTACACTAAATAAAGATATTATTTATGGCACGGGTGTAGATAGCACAGGCAAGATTGTTATGGTCGGTTCAAGTGTTGCTTCAGTTAGTAGCTCAACTTTTGGCTTGGCTAGAGTGAATTCTGATTATACTGTAGATACTTCATTTGGAACTTCTGGTAAAGTAACAACTACTTTTGGTACCAATACAACAAATGAGGCTTTTGATATGGCAATTCAATCGGATGATAAAATTATTGCTGTAGGTTACACAGGTAATGATATTGCAATAGCTCGATATAATAATGCAACTTTATCAGCTAATGATTTTGATAAAAATACAATTACAATTTATCCAAATCCAGTTAAAAATACATTACATCTAGATTTATCAAATCATTCTGAAAATTTAGGAAAAGAATTTCAAATTTTTGATGCTAATGGAAGAGTTGTTTTAAAAGGTAAAATAGATGAAATTAATAAAGCTCTTGATGTTTCAAGTATGCAAAATGGATTATATTTTATAAAAATTGGAGAAGTTTTAAGTAAGTTTGTTAAGCAATAA